The following coding sequences are from one Arcobacter sp. CECT 8986 window:
- a CDS encoding PepSY-associated TM helix domain-containing protein codes for MTQEKSKLFKQRLFRIHIAAGAIFSIFMYIAIFFGVFAILLPYIQTWEKPSRHIQTNDIFNINYNSMIDEVLKDENFPKDNIIVNLPGRMNDPAVVISHRFSKEIAFNPRTNKKLENETKEQSNLAHFLNELHYGTPLKVIGLIIFGFVAVGTMVLLITGIILISLFKFKNKGKNAQAIFSKIHVKIFTWLFVPLFLITASGAVMNIGLISSKPMSKLLTHSKANSIDEVVGKVLFAQNKHIKKQNIKASMLPIKDLLKEAKKINPQLTFKQIKLVNWNDKNARVEITGYNPYKPFLNGGIFNRPTITLDATNKKLIKNQKTMDKVWPVFVAESLFFLHFLFGIDIFSRILIAIFMCLCAVAIGFGILLYLEKKAKKFEGKITFYHFLGKFSQASMIGIIPATATLFLFQWLLPFDLENRVLWQKGIFYNVWLFTLFWSFYRLNSYKASKEFFFTGGVLFLLSAIFHILNSNFSINELSTFTTVLNVDIVLFIFALFLIYISFKLPKNRQQAKYFWIQNKKGEK; via the coding sequence ATGACACAAGAAAAATCAAAATTATTTAAACAAAGATTATTTAGAATTCATATAGCAGCTGGAGCTATATTTTCTATATTTATGTATATTGCAATATTTTTTGGAGTATTTGCTATTTTACTTCCATATATTCAAACATGGGAAAAGCCATCAAGACATATTCAAACAAATGATATTTTTAATATCAATTACAACAGTATGATTGATGAAGTATTAAAAGATGAGAACTTTCCTAAAGATAATATAATAGTAAATTTACCAGGAAGAATGAATGACCCTGCAGTTGTAATATCTCATAGATTTTCAAAAGAGATTGCTTTTAATCCAAGAACAAATAAAAAATTAGAAAATGAGACAAAAGAACAATCAAATTTAGCGCACTTTTTAAATGAGTTGCATTATGGAACTCCTTTAAAAGTCATAGGTTTAATAATATTTGGGTTTGTTGCAGTTGGAACTATGGTTTTATTAATCACAGGAATAATTCTAATTTCACTTTTCAAATTTAAAAATAAAGGTAAAAATGCGCAAGCTATATTTTCCAAAATTCATGTAAAAATATTTACTTGGCTTTTTGTTCCTCTTTTTTTAATAACTGCAAGTGGAGCTGTAATGAATATAGGTCTAATTAGTTCAAAACCTATGTCAAAACTCCTTACTCATTCTAAAGCAAACTCTATTGATGAAGTAGTTGGAAAAGTATTATTTGCTCAAAATAAACATATAAAAAAACAAAATATAAAAGCATCAATGCTTCCAATAAAAGATTTACTTAAAGAAGCAAAAAAGATAAATCCCCAACTTACATTCAAACAAATAAAATTAGTAAATTGGAATGATAAAAATGCAAGAGTAGAAATAACAGGTTACAATCCTTATAAACCTTTTTTAAATGGAGGAATATTTAATCGTCCTACAATAACTCTTGATGCAACAAATAAAAAACTAATAAAAAATCAAAAAACAATGGATAAAGTATGGCCAGTTTTTGTGGCTGAAAGTCTATTTTTTCTTCATTTTTTATTTGGTATTGATATTTTTTCAAGAATATTAATCGCAATATTTATGTGTTTATGTGCAGTTGCTATTGGTTTTGGAATACTTCTATATTTAGAAAAAAAAGCCAAAAAATTTGAAGGTAAAATAACTTTTTATCACTTTTTAGGAAAATTTTCTCAAGCTAGTATGATTGGAATCATTCCTGCTACTGCTACACTATTTCTTTTTCAGTGGTTACTTCCTTTTGATTTAGAAAATAGAGTCTTATGGCAAAAAGGAATTTTTTATAACGTATGGCTTTTTACACTTTTTTGGTCATTTTATAGATTAAATTCATATAAAGCTTCTAAAGAGTTTTTCTTTACAGGAGGAGTTCTATTTTTATTGTCTGCAATTTTTCATATATTAAATTCTAATTTTTCTATAAATGAACTTTCAACTTTTACAACAGTTTTAAATGTAGATATTGTTCTATTTATATTTGCTCTGTTTTTAATATATATTAGTTTCAAACTTCCTAAAAATAGACAACAAGCTAAATATTTTTGGATACAAAATAAAAAAGGAGAAAAATGA